GTCCAGGCAACCACGAGACGGACAACATGAACCAGATCTACGGCTTTGAGGGTGAGGTGAAGGCCAAGTACACGGCGCAGATGTTCGAGCTCTTCAGCGAGGTCTTCGAGTGGCTACCGCTGGCCCAGTGCATCAATGGCAAAGTGCTGGTGCGTCCCAGGGGCCACTGGAGTGGGGAGGGGGTTGCGCACCCCTCCTCACACAccgtctcccccctccccctgtcCTCAGATCATGCACGGGGGCCTTTTCAGTGAGGATGGCGTCACCCTGGACGACATCCGGAAGATCGAGCGGAACCGGCAGCCCCCCGATTCTGGTGAGGGGCCCAGGGCATTGTCAGGGGACAGTGATGGGGTGAGCGGAACCGGCAGCCCCCAATTCTGGCTAGGGGGCCCAGGGCACCATCCAGGGGGCAATGATGGGGTGAGCGGAACTGGCAGCCCCTTGATTTCAGTGAGGTGCCTGGGGCACCATTGCGGGGACAGGTTTGGGTCCTGCTGGGCCTGCTCATGCCCCACCCCACTGGGCCTCCCTCACCTGTCCCTGTGCCCCCTGCAGGCCCCATGTGTGACCTGCTCTGGTCGGACCCACAACCGCAGGTGAGCCCGGTGGGTCCGGGAGGTATGGGGGGAGTGGGGGTGAGGTGCAGAGCCTGAGCCCCTTTCTCCCCAGAACGGGCGTTCGGTCAGCAAGCGCGGTGTGAGCTGCCAGTTCGGGCCCGACGTGACGCAGGCCTTCCTGGAGGAAAACCAGCTTGACTACATCATCCGCAGCCACGAGGTCAAGGCCGAGGGCTATGAGGTGGCGCACAGTGGCCGCTGTGTCACCGTCTTCTCAGCCCCCAACTACTGGTGCGTCCCGGGAAGGGTCTTAGGGTGGGGTAGGGAGCCTTGCTGGGAGTGGGCGCCCATCTCTCCTGTACCCCTTTCCCCCAATCCTCCTCAATCCTCTGACTCCACTGACCCTCTCGCATCCCCAGCGACCAGATGGGCAACAAAGCCTCCTATATTCACCTCCGAGGCTCCGACTTGCGGCCCCAGTTCCACCAGTTCACAGCAGTGGTGAGTAGGGTAGGGGGCTGGCTGAGGTGAGGGGGGCAGGGACGTGGGGATAGACACACGGCCTGCAACCCCCCCTCTCATCTCCTGCAGCCTCACCCCGACGTCAAGCCCATGGCCTACGCCAGCACGCTGTTGCAACTGGGCATGATGTGATACGGCTGCCTCCCTCCCTGTCCAGTTTGTATTTATTCCCGGGGCAGGCCGGGCTGCTCCCCGCACCGTCGATGCCAGAGACGGATGGGTCAGGTGGGGGTGCACCCCAACGCTCGGGAGGGACTCCCCGCAGATCAGTTAGGGGGAGCCCCGCCCCACCCCCTTCATGGCCGAATCCCGCTACAGCAATAGGCCTCGTCGCAGAGAGGCCCTGGGATGGGAGTGCTCGGGGAGGCCCGGCCTGTACCCTCCTGACCGCCCGGGTGGGCTGTGCTGGGGCACTCCCTTCCCGGCTATTTTATGTCTGtaattaaatatgttaaaataaagtcGCTATTGTAAGTCAGCTGGTCTCAGTGCTGGAggctggggtgtgtgtggagCGGTTGCCTAGCTCACCCTGTCTCCACTCTTTACTGAGTTGTGTCACAGGAACCCCTGCATGAGCCTGGGCAAGAGCAGGTACTCAGGGGTGCCCCTGCCCTGCTCCTCACTTATACCCCAACTCCTCCAGAACTCCCCTTTCCACGGGACCACAGATGGGGGCTGTCTCTGGCAGCTTCGGCCAAATATGGGGAGCCCTGAGTGTCCTCCTGGCGAGAAGGAAGCGAGACTGGTCTGGAGTGTGGGGAGAGCCCCATCTGTGGCCTGGGTTGGGGCTCCCGGGAAAGACATCCCTCGTGCTTGTGCAGGCTCCTGCCGCTCTCAGGAGGGGGACCCCCCCCCTCAGGACTTGGAGGACCGGGAGCTGCCCAGGTTCTGATGCATCCCTCTCAGCTGGACTGGGGTCCTCCTCTTCCACTCCTTTGGGAGGGCACTTCTGTGCCCTCTTTGCCCTCAGGCCTGCAGCTCAGCTTGGGTGCTGGGGGTCCCCCAGGGCCACATGTGATGCTGTGGGCTCTGGCTGCACCATCAGAGCCTCCCTCCCAACACCCAGAGGAACCACTCCACACCTCGCTTCCTCCACAGCCGCCACCTCACATTTTACaaccaccacttcagccctggAGGCACTTCCTCCCGGAaccattggggctggagccaagGTCACGACCCTTTGCACAGGGCTGCCCCTGGCCATGTGCTCCCCACCAGCGGAGCCCTACACCCCCATCTCAGCCCATGCTCTGACCCCATAAGGTGAAATGCATCTAAGGAAAGATTTGCTGAAGATTTGGCATAAAAACATGGAACAGCAGTTCAGTCACAGACCGAGATGGGGCTGGCCAAGGGCCCTGTGCTCCTGCTCTTGGAGCTGGTACCCCAGTCTTATTTGGAGaagggggcccacacctggtgatgctcagggtcagtcctaactctgtgctgaggaacccctcttttttttttcttttttcttttttggtgtttagatcacacctggtggcgctcagggcttactgctggctccacgctcagaaatcattcctggcaggttgggggaccatatgggatgcccggattcgaaccactgtcctgcatgcaaggcaaatgccctacctccatgctatctggagGTATCCGGGGACCATGTACACAGGATGAACTTCGGGCAGGCaggtgctaggcaagtgccctctctgtcCCACTGTCTGTGACTCCATCCCTGATCATCCTAATTTTATGTAGTCATTCCTATCCATTCTGCCTGATAGTTTGTATGTTCgagtttttttagtttgttttggccacaccctcaAAGAGTATTCAGAGCTGACACCTAGCTCAGCTCAGTGGTCAGTCCTGCCTGTGCTGGGCCAACCATATCCAGGGCTGAGATTCGAACCAGAGCCCAGCCTCACTCTAGGCCTTAGATGCCAaaccatctccccagccctgttttcatttaaaaaattgaaaaatctcACTGGTTCTGGTCACACGGTCGCAAGAGTACTGCCCTTCCTGTAGCTAACTGTACCATGACAGGGTTTGAGGAAAAGCTGGACTTCAGAAGGCGAAAGAACGGGCTCAGTGGGCTGGAAAGCACAAAGCCCAAGTCCAATCTCTGGCAGTGCATGGTCCCCCATCCCTAATCACGGAATCAGGAGTACCTAGCTCCTGAGCACGTATGAGCGTGAGGCCGCCAAAGGTGCAAACAAGTACTAACCCTGGATTCCCCTTGATCTCTTGCAAACCACTGGCGTCGGTTTTGCAGCGGCATCTGGTGGACACTGTGTCAACTGCAGCCCAAGGACCCTCCCGGTACCCCTTAACCCCCATTCAGAAAACACTTAGCAATCTAGTCAGACCTGAGGTCTGGTTCCAATGGGTAGGACATCCCACAAGTCAACAACTTACGCTTATCTAAgaataaaattggggccagaatgatagctcagcagtagagtgcTTGACTTGCAGGTGACTGACACAGGTTcgacccccagtatcccatacagttcccctgagcaccaccaggagtgattcctgagtgtagagccagaagcaaaccctgagcacctgctCACCACCATATCACATGGTTTGGGGGAAATCCTTGGCAAAGTACAAGCAAAATGTGACGTCACAGAAGCGGGAATGAGAAGATCAGCTGCATTTTAGATGCTGTGTGATCTGGGAGGAAGGAAGCatcccctgtgtgtgtgtgtgtgtgtgggtcgcATTTTCCTCATCCCTTCTATTGGGGTTCCTTAAGTTGGATGCTGATAGGAGCTGGTACCTATGAGACCAAGGAGCCAGAGATGTGTGGGGTCGGCGAGCCCTCTGGTGGGCACAAGAAGTTAGCACAACCCACTGGCCTTGAGAATTTGACTTGATTCTGTgtgggggcttactcctggctctgtgctcaggaatcacactagcatgactcagggaaccatatggaacacggggATTCACCTTCTGCCTCATTGTGCCCGCACTGGGGAGCCTGAGCAGGGGACAAATCAGGTTCTTTGGAGCTTTCAGTACTACCTTGACGGCCAGCACAATGAtaaagtggggagggcatttgccttgcatgcgactgacccgggtcccatccctcacatcccatatggtcggttccctgagctctgccaggagtgatccctgagcacagagcacagtcaccccgagcactattgggtgtagcTCTCCCCAAGTGTCTCGGCTTCTGTGACAACGTTCCAGGCTCTGCCTGGAATATAGCTCGTGGGATACAGAAAATGCATCATATGTGCAAGGCTGtgagttccatccttggcactgcaatgttgtcctccctgaAACATTGGGGGTGCCCTGTCCCCACGGAGTGGGCccctactaaaaaaaaataaaatattgagactGGAGCTGATAGCatggtggggagggcatttgccttgcacacagctaacccaagtccaatccccagcatcccatatgatccccagagcccaccaggagtgatctctgagtacagaaccaggaggaagtcctgagcattgccccgTGTGGatcataaagcaaataaaaaataaaataaaatctcacaaGCTCTAGGACTTGGAATCCAATAAACGTTTTCTTAAAACGGTTTTCACTGTTATAATTCGTTTTGAAACCTGGAGCTGGTCTGGTCCCCACGCACCTGTGGCTTGAACTTGCGTTCTTCGAGCGCCCTCTGGTGGGCACCCCGACTGCAGTGAGCTGTTACCCCAATCCAAATCACCCTAGACTAGAGgcttctcctttctcccctcaacTGAGCCCCAATCCGGACTCCAGAAACGAGCCTGCCCCATTACCATCCTCTCAAGTGTTaggctcctctctctctctctctctctctctctctctctctctctctctctctctctctctctctctctctctctctctctctctctctctctctctctcaagtgttaggctcctctctctctctctctctctctctctcaagtgttaggctcctctctctctctctctctctctctctctctctctctctctctctctctctccacttctgatattgttttggggcccaagttggctatgtgcaaacaAAACATATTACTTTCTTTCTGGCTTGGTTCTTCTTGTTGGCTAAGTTCCGTGGAAACATGGCAGTTCAGGTAATTTGTTGAAGCCATAGTGTTCAGCATTGCTATCAAGGAATCAGAGATCCTAGTATGCACCCCTTTATTATAAGCTTGATAATTGTTCTCACCTCACCTTCGACTTCATTGCTATTTCAATACACCCTGGAGAAATTGCCAAATAGTGTCAAGTCTGGCCCTGGCATTTCTGGCAGACTTGCaaaatctctctctgtctctcatggtcacacctagcaggtgctcagagattactcctgcggctctgcactcagaaatcactcctgacagtgctcgggggaccccatgggatgccaaggatcgaaccagggtcaaccacatgcaagacaaatgccctcccactgtcccATCACTCAGACCCTGTAAATTCTCTATTTAAATGTTGGCACCAATATATTCCTTTCCCCTCACCTGCAACTTTCCCAATTGAGGAAAGTTCTCTAAGAGAGTGGCTCTCTTAAGGGGGACAGGTTCCAGACTGGCCAAACtaaaaacacagactcaaatagCAGCCCTGAAATGTATTaccacaacctttttttttcttttcatttcttggcCACACTCAGCGCTTCTTTCAGACAGAGCTttctgacagagctcaggggaccagaaatgaggtcggccatatgcaagtgccttaattcctatactatactattcctatactatctctttagcaccTCAAGGTGTATCTTAAAGAACGGGATTGTCAAATTAGTTACCAAGaattggggtttgttttttttttaattttgggggccacacccagcagcacccaagggttactcctgattctgcactgagaaattactcctggcaggctcagggatgctggggaccgaacccagatcgactgcgtgcaaggcacacaccctctgtgctgtgctattgctctggcccaagaattgggattagttttgtttgtttgtttgtttttggtttttgggccacacccagcggtgctcaggggttactcctggctgtctgctcagaaatagctcctggcaggcacaggagaccatatgggaagccaggattcaaaccaatcaccttaggtcctggattggctgcttgcaaggcaaatgctgctgtgctatctctccagccccgggattAGTTTTTTGTTCTTACAATTTACTGGTTTTTGCGCAGAGGCGCCAAAGGGGCTGCCTTGAGGGTGGTCTCGATCCCATAGACATACTGACATCCCCAGGGTTCACTGTAGTGTTAAAGATGTGGGGATCAGGGGCTGAGTgctagcacagtagtagggcgttttccttgcaccctgctgacccaggacggacacgggttcgatccctggcatctcatatggtcccccgagctaggagcgatttctgagagtcgccgggtgtaacccaaaaccaaaaaaaaaaagtggggaccGTGGAGGGGGTCCATTCTTCTCCCTATTTCCACCCACCTCGCAGCTACCAGCTTGGCACCCCAGAGGCAAAACGAGGCCGCAGGGTGGAGCCCACCTCTTGTCTTGCCTCTAGCGGCCACCAGGGGGCGGCGCTGCCCAACAGGTTGCGGGCAATGGACCACAGCGCTGAGCATCCTCCGACCACGACTCCCGCAATGACCACTTCCGGGCGAAGGGGGGGGCGTTCAGCTCCCtggttccccccacccacccccgggGCACTGGGGCCAGGGCCTTAGCCAGACCCCCAGACAGCTGGggccttctttctccctctccctacaAATTCCCTCTTTTCCCTCCCAGGTATGGTTTTATGCTGTAGGTTTCTCACTTGGGGAATTGGGAGGGGGGGGTCTGTGGAGTGGTAATGGAGACCCCCCAGACCCCCCCAGAGTCTGAGCCTCTCCCCATCCCTTTAGATTACATGCACCAGTCACAGCGCACGCACACCCcaatttttaacttatatttcagggctacacctagtgtaccagggatcactcctggtagtgctcgggggaccatacgggaatcgaacccgagtcAGCAAAGCATGTcctctccccactgtgccatcactctggcctcaataaCCCCAACTTTTCTGCCTCTTCCTATGGGAATGATTTTTCAACCTGTCTCATAGCCAAATTAAGGGGCTGGGCCCAAACAGGCCCTGGGCACATTGGTGATCCCCAGCTCAAGCACAAGTGGACCCCAGAATCTGCCTCTCCCTGGGGGGATTTTTCCCAGCACTTCCTCAGAAAGCAGAGGGCCAGGGCAGAACCTTTAAGAAGCCTCAGAACCTCCCACGCAATGCAATTTGGAGGGCAAGCAACAAAAACCTGATTTAGGGGTTATGGGGTGGAAGGTGAGAACAGCCCGAATTCCATCCCTACCCCAGCATTCTTCACAGGTCAAGTCCGAAACGGAGATCTCAGTgctgaatcatttttatttgcgTGTTGGCCTGAACTCTTCCACTTAAGGAGCCGACAAGGGTTCAAAGCCAGGCCAGGGGGAACATAGACGGGAAGAAAGGAATTTCTTTGCAGACTCCCTCACCCTTGGCAAACCCCACACCACCTGGAGGAATCTGACGGGGTAGAGGGAGCAGAGtacccccccttttttcccttACATTCCAGATACTAGGACAAAtgtccttaaaaagaaaaaaacaaagacatcgcaaaagaaaataagcaaatatgcccataacaaaaaaagtaagaggggtgttGGCTAGAGATTGAACGGGGAGCAGGGCTCCTGCATGACCCCCAATTAGAACGAGCACTGGAGAGGGAGAACCAGACCCTACTGgatcctggctggctgggggggtCTCATGGTCCCCCCATTTTACACCTGCTCTTCCCGCTCCCCGACTTCAGCCTCGCCCCTCTGTGCTCTCTTGGGTAGCACTGGCAGCCGTGGGCCGGTCCAGAAGGTTCTCCGGGCTTTTCGGAACCAGGAGAAGCGGCCTGGGGTCTGGAACCGAACTGTTTTCACCTGCTTCCGGGCCCCCCTCGAGGCCTCTGGTTCCTCGCGCGAGGGACCTGCTCCCTCGGCAAGGGGTGGCTCTGCCCTCGGGACAAGTGGAGAGTTTACTCTCTGGGGAAGGATGGCTTCTGCCCTCGGACCAGCTGGAACTTCTGGTCTCTGGCTAGCTGGGGCCACTGCTTCCTGAACAGCGTTGCCTTCAGCCCTCTGATTATCTCTGGCCTCTGCCCCCTCGTCAGCTGGGGCCTCCATCCTCTGATTATTTGCCGCTTCTGCCTCCTGGCCTGCTAAGGCTTCTGCTCTTTGATCATCTGCAGCTTCTGCCCTCTGATGATTTCTAGCCTCTGCGTCCTGGATAGTGGGGGCCTCTGCCCTCTGATGATCTGCCTCTGCTTCTTGCCCAGCTAAAACCTCTACCCTCTGGTTATCTCTAGGTTCTGCCCACTGATCCGCCATGGCCTCAGGCCTCTGATTATCTGCAGCCTCTGCCTCCTGGACAGCTGGCGCCTCTGCCCTTGGGTTATCTGCAGCCTCTGCCCTCTGACTAGCTGGAAACCCTTCAGGCTGGTCAGCCCAGATACTCGCCAATTCCTTCCTGATGCGGGGTCTCCGGAACGACACCCAACTGATTTTGGGCCTCCACAGCTGCCACGGGGGGCTGGCCTGCCCCCAGGCCACCCCGGAGGCGCCTGCCATCGCCGCCTCATTGCCCACATTGAAGACGCCCAACCCAGACGCCCTGACCCTGGGCGCCCACCCCTTCACCCTCCGCTTCAGCTTCCCCCAGGACACCTGGCCCACGTACCCCCGCCAGCTGTCGGGCTTGGACCGCGGGGGCCCGGGGCTGTCGTCCACGGCGGGCACGGGCGATGCCAGGCGGCGGTGGAGGGCCGTCCCCGAGTCCTCCGGCCTGTCCCCTCGTCGCAGAAAGGCCTCCACCAGCTCCTCGTCGTCTCCGCTCTCCACCTCGCTGCCCAGGAACTTGCTGCCCAGGTAACTGACGGGCATGGCTCGCCGGCGCCTCGGATGGGCTTGAGCCTTGCCAACCCCGACGGGGCGGACGGCCTCGAAGTCGTCGAGGTCGCTGTCGCTAGCGTTGCTGCTGTCGTAGGTGCCCACTACCAGGCGAGGCGGCGGGGTGACCATCTGTGCCACGCGCCTTCGCACCCTGCGCTTGGCCGGGGCCGGCCTCGGGGGGTGCGGGGTGCTCCTCTCCAGGATGCGGGCCAAGTCCTCGAGGGTGCGGCCTTCCTCCTCCAGGAACTGCGCGAGGCGCTCGCGGAATTCGGCCTCCTTGGTGGCCGGCTTGGAGATGACCCGCCACACGCCTCCGGCCAGGCGCACCTCGCGGGGGATGCGCAGGGGGTCCACGTCCTCCCCGATCTGCAGGAGCCCCACGGTGGAGTCCTCCTCGCGGAACACCTTGGTGATCTTCGTGAAGGTGCCCACGGGCCTCAGCGCCTCCACCAGCACGTCCAGGTCCACATCCTTGCAGGCATCTGGGATGCTCCAGAGGATCAGGAAGTCGGGGGACGGGAGGAAGCCCCAGGGGAACCAGCCCCCGACGTGGCTCTTCTCGAGGGTCTTTAAAATCTCCAGCTTGAGATCGACGGTGGCGGGGGGCGCACGCACCCCCCAACTCCACGAAGCACTTAAGTCTGGGAAACCGAGGGGCTGAGGCCGCccaggggatggggatggggagagaaTACGCTCCCCAAATTTCAGTGTCCacccagcagcaacagcagcagcagcagctggggCCCACGGGGTAGGAGGGATTTGGGGTGTACCCCCCAACTCCACGAAGCACTTAAGTCTGGCAAACCGAGGGGTGCACTCCCCAAATTTCAGTccccagaagcagcagcagcaacaggagTGCACGAGGTTGAGGGATTCGGGGTGCACCCCCCCCAACTCCACGAAGCACTTAAGTCTGGGAAACCGAGAGGCTGAGGTCGCCCGGGGAATCACCTCCCTAAATTTCAGTGTCCACCcacccagcagcagcagctgagGCGCACGGGGTTGGGGGTATTTGGGGTGCACCCCCCCAACTCCACGAAGCACTTAAGTCTGGGAAAAGGAGTGGCTGAGGCTCCCAGCAGCGCCGCCCGGGGATAAGAGATGGGGGGAATCCGCTCCCCAAATTTCAGTGTCCAGAAGCAGCCGCTGGAGCGAGCGCACGCACGGGGTTGGGGGGCTTGGGGAGAttcggggtgggtgggggggtccCCTTTTCAGGGTGCTCACGTGAAGCTTGCAGGGTGGGGAGGCAGGGATGAGGTCAGTTCTCCAAGCTCCGGCTAGAATCGTGAGGTTCCCCGGTGCCAATGTTGGGGGGCGCGCAAAGGCGGCCGACCCACCTCCGCCGCTCTCCGCAGCCCCGGGGAGCGCGCGCTCTGGGGAACCCAGACAAAGGCGACTCTCAATATGGCCGAGGCGCCACTGGGAGCCCGGCCCAGCCCCCCTCGGGCCTCGGGAGGGTCCCCCCTCCCGCCCCTGGGCAGGTTGCCACACCCCCCTTTCCAAGCTGACCTTG
This window of the Suncus etruscus isolate mSunEtr1 chromosome 14, mSunEtr1.pri.cur, whole genome shotgun sequence genome carries:
- the CCDC8 gene encoding coiled-coil domain-containing protein 8, encoding MRPLAQQQISCMNEALGVHPFSPPSQRQNQASSANSAYFSREHNIPLEDSIVLSCRPGLRKYHREAAKEKRKPSARFANSPTTVVFPSLHREEERALPGAAESGGGGSAAFARPPTLAPGNLTILAGAWRTDLIPASPPCKLHLLLLGGWTLKFREVIPRATSASRFPRLKCFVELGGVHPESLNLVHSCCCCCFWGLKFGECTPRFARLKCFVELGGTPQIPPTPWAPAAAAAVAAGWTLKFGERILSPSPSPGRPQPLGFPDLSASWSWGVRAPPATVDLKLEILKTLEKSHVGGWFPWGFLPSPDFLILWSIPDACKDVDLDVLVEALRPVGTFTKITKVFREEDSTVGLLQIGEDVDPLRIPREVRLAGGVWRVISKPATKEAEFRERLAQFLEEEGRTLEDLARILERSTPHPPRPAPAKRRVRRRVAQMVTPPPRLVVGTYDSSNASDSDLDDFEAVRPVGVGKAQAHPRRRRAMPVSYLGSKFLGSEVESGDDEELVEAFLRRGDRPEDSGTALHRRLASPVPAVDDSPGPPRSKPDSWRGYVGQVSWGKLKRRVKGWAPRVRASGLGVFNVGNEAAMAGASGVAWGQASPPWQLWRPKISWVSFRRPRIRKELASIWADQPEGFPASQRAEAADNPRAEAPAVQEAEAADNQRPEAMADQWAEPRDNQRVEVLAGQEAEADHQRAEAPTIQDAEARNHQRAEAADDQRAEALAGQEAEAANNQRMEAPADEGAEARDNQRAEGNAVQEAVAPASQRPEVPAGPRAEAILPQRVNSPLVPRAEPPLAEGAGPSREEPEASRGARKQVKTVRFQTPGRFSWFRKARRTFWTGPRLPVLPKRAQRGEAEVGEREEQV